A window of the Nocardia sp. NBC_01329 genome harbors these coding sequences:
- a CDS encoding tRNA (adenine-N1)-methyltransferase: MTARRTGPFVVGDRVQLTDAKGRLYTVLLEPGKQFHTHRGAIDHDQLIGADEGTLAHSNNGTPYLALRPLLTDYVMSMPRGAAVIYPKDAAQIVHEGDMFPGARVLEAGAGSGALTCSLLRAVGPEGAVGSYEIREDHAEHAVRNVERFFGERPANWQLTVGDVADYDGELVDRAVLDMLAPWDALPAVSRAIVPGGVLIVYVATVTQLSRLVEALREQQCWTEPRSWESMVRGWHVVGLAVRPEHRMQGHTAFLVSARRLAEGVVTPKPQRRPSKG; the protein is encoded by the coding sequence ATGACGGCCAGACGGACCGGGCCATTCGTCGTCGGCGACCGGGTGCAGCTGACCGACGCCAAGGGCAGGCTGTACACGGTGCTGCTGGAACCGGGCAAACAGTTCCACACCCACCGCGGCGCCATCGACCACGACCAGCTGATCGGCGCCGACGAGGGCACTCTCGCCCATTCCAACAACGGCACCCCCTACCTGGCCCTGCGCCCCCTGTTGACCGATTACGTGATGTCCATGCCGCGCGGAGCGGCCGTGATCTACCCCAAGGACGCCGCGCAGATCGTGCATGAGGGCGATATGTTCCCGGGGGCCCGGGTGCTGGAGGCGGGCGCGGGTTCGGGTGCGCTGACCTGTTCGCTGCTGCGTGCGGTCGGGCCGGAGGGAGCTGTGGGTTCCTACGAGATACGCGAGGACCATGCCGAGCACGCGGTCCGCAATGTGGAGCGTTTCTTCGGCGAACGGCCGGCGAACTGGCAGCTCACTGTGGGCGATGTGGCCGACTACGACGGGGAACTGGTGGACCGCGCGGTGCTGGACATGCTGGCGCCGTGGGACGCGCTGCCGGCCGTCTCGCGGGCGATCGTGCCCGGCGGGGTGCTGATCGTCTACGTCGCGACGGTCACCCAGCTCTCCAGGCTGGTGGAGGCGCTGCGCGAGCAGCAGTGCTGGACCGAGCCACGCTCCTGGGAGTCGATGGTGCGCGGCTGGCATGTCGTGGGCCTGGCGGTGCGGCCCGAACACCGGATGCAGGGCCACACAGCCTTCCTGGTGAGCGCACGGCGGCTCGCCGAGGGGGTGGTGACCCCGAAGCCGCAGCGTCGGCCGTCGAAGGGCTGA
- a CDS encoding RecB family exonuclease: MSAPPSTPPAGSGLDPAPASARPALSPSRAADFKQCPLKYRLRTVDRIPEPPTRQAVRGTVVHAVLEDLYGLPATERDPEHATALAETAWARVLTERSEAAELLAGGLDVATFLDEVRDLVRTYYRLEDPRRFEPESCETRLEVRLPDGVPLRGFVDRIDVAPTGELRVVDYKTGRAPGPTQETRALFQLKFYALMLLRTRGVVPAQLRLIYLADAELLTYTPDEEELLRFERTLTALWNAVRTAGRTGDFPPNPSWLCDYCAYKSLCPAFDGTPPPYPGWPADDDSAAGTFAESV, encoded by the coding sequence ATGTCCGCGCCACCGAGCACGCCCCCGGCCGGTTCCGGCCTCGACCCGGCACCCGCGTCCGCCCGACCGGCGCTGTCCCCTTCGCGCGCAGCCGATTTCAAACAGTGCCCGCTGAAGTACCGGTTGCGCACCGTGGATCGGATACCGGAGCCGCCGACCAGGCAGGCGGTACGCGGCACCGTGGTGCACGCGGTCCTGGAAGATCTCTACGGCCTCCCGGCCACAGAGCGCGATCCCGAGCACGCGACCGCACTGGCCGAAACGGCCTGGGCGCGGGTGCTGACCGAACGATCCGAAGCGGCCGAACTCCTCGCCGGCGGACTCGATGTCGCCACCTTCCTCGACGAGGTCCGGGATCTGGTGCGCACCTACTACCGACTCGAGGATCCCCGTCGGTTCGAGCCCGAATCGTGTGAGACCCGGTTGGAGGTGCGGCTGCCCGACGGCGTCCCGCTCCGCGGTTTCGTGGACCGCATCGATGTGGCGCCCACGGGCGAACTGCGGGTGGTGGACTACAAGACCGGGCGTGCACCGGGACCCACTCAGGAGACCCGGGCACTGTTCCAGCTGAAGTTCTACGCCCTGATGCTCTTGCGCACCCGCGGGGTGGTTCCGGCACAGCTCCGGTTGATCTACCTGGCCGACGCCGAACTGCTGACCTACACCCCGGATGAGGAGGAACTGCTCCGGTTCGAACGCACCCTCACCGCCCTGTGGAACGCGGTGCGGACAGCGGGCCGGACCGGAGATTTTCCACCGAATCCGAGTTGGCTGTGTGATTACTGCGCCTACAAAAGTCTGTGCCCGGCGTTCGACGGAACTCCCCCGCCGTATCCCGGCTGGCCCGCGGACGACGATTCCGCGGCCGGGACCTTCGCCGAATCGGTATAA
- the hisG gene encoding ATP phosphoribosyltransferase produces MLRVAVPNKGALSESAVAILTEAGYRKRTDSRDLTVLDPANQVEFFFLRPKDIAIYVGSGELDLGITGRDLSLDSGAPVDERLSLGFGGSTFRYAAPQGQDWNVEDLQDKRIATSYPNLVLADLSRRGIEAEVIRLDGAVEISIQLGVADAIADVVGSGRTLRQHNLVAFGESLCDSEAVLIERAGSDQRDRARNQLIARVKGVVFAQQYLMLDYDCPKSLLEAAAELTPGLESPTVAPLADPGWVAVRALVPRRQGNELMDQLAELGAKAILATDIRSCRAF; encoded by the coding sequence ATGCTGCGCGTCGCAGTACCCAACAAGGGCGCACTCTCCGAATCCGCGGTCGCCATCCTCACCGAGGCCGGTTACCGCAAACGCACCGACTCCCGCGACCTGACCGTGCTCGATCCGGCCAACCAGGTGGAGTTCTTCTTCCTGAGGCCCAAGGACATCGCCATCTACGTCGGCTCCGGCGAACTCGATCTGGGTATCACCGGGCGGGACCTCTCGCTCGACTCCGGTGCCCCCGTCGACGAACGACTCTCACTGGGCTTCGGCGGTTCGACCTTCCGCTACGCCGCCCCACAGGGCCAGGACTGGAACGTCGAAGACCTGCAGGACAAGCGGATCGCCACTTCCTACCCGAACCTGGTGCTGGCCGATCTGTCCCGGCGCGGGATCGAAGCCGAGGTGATCCGCCTCGACGGCGCCGTCGAGATCTCCATTCAGCTCGGGGTGGCCGACGCGATCGCCGATGTGGTCGGTTCCGGCCGGACCCTGCGCCAGCACAATCTGGTCGCCTTCGGAGAATCGCTGTGCGATTCCGAGGCCGTCCTGATCGAACGCGCCGGTTCCGATCAGCGGGACCGGGCCCGTAACCAGCTGATCGCCAGGGTCAAGGGTGTGGTGTTCGCTCAGCAGTATCTGATGCTCGATTACGACTGCCCGAAGAGCCTGCTGGAGGCCGCCGCGGAACTGACTCCCGGCCTGGAATCGCCGACGGTCGCCCCACTGGCCGATCCCGGCTGGGTGGCGGTGCGGGCTCTGGTGCCGCGCCGACAGGGCAACGAGCTGATGGACCAGTTGGCCGAGCTCGGCGCCAAGGCCATCCTGGCCACCGATATCCGCTCCTGCCGCGCCTTCTGA
- a CDS encoding phosphoribosyl-ATP diphosphatase — protein sequence MKTFEALFAELQDRATTRPAGSGTVAALDAGVHTQGKKVLEEAGEVWLAAEHESDEALAEEISQLLYWVQVLMVGRGLRLEDVYRHL from the coding sequence GTGAAGACTTTCGAGGCCCTGTTCGCCGAGCTCCAGGATCGCGCAACCACCCGTCCCGCCGGGTCGGGTACCGTCGCCGCACTGGACGCGGGCGTCCATACCCAGGGCAAGAAGGTGCTGGAGGAGGCCGGTGAGGTGTGGCTGGCCGCCGAACACGAAAGCGACGAGGCGCTCGCCGAGGAGATCTCACAGCTGCTCTATTGGGTGCAAGTCCTCATGGTGGGTCGCGGGTTGCGGCTGGAGGACGTCTACCGACATCTGTAG
- a CDS encoding choline/carnitine O-acyltransferase, with product MTEPTFAAEDQLPRVPLPTLEDSCARFVQWCTPLLTAEQLATTEDAVADLLRTGGPGRVLHDALREYDRTPGVGSWLDRFWPSRYLGRRDRIALNANFFFLFRDDTVLARSTATDQAERAAALVSAAVDYKLALDREEIPPVTQRGQRLSMWQNKYLFSETRIPGTEQDTVRVPYSDAEPGPSTARHILVLHRGWLFRLEVVAPEGDPYAFEDVTAGLRGILKSATEPAPAGTSVGQLTTGARGDWARSRARLLGDPHNAAALDTIETALFAVCLEDFAPRDDLHAADTLLHGNSANRWFDKSVSFIVFADGRTGINVEHCGLDGTTILSFVDTLLETSVGEHTERSGARGQGLPPAEQIEFRLDADQQADVVAAGAAFAQYAADNATTTVSFEDFGTARAKQLGISPDAFAQLSYQLAHRRSKGLTGATYESIATRQYRNGRTEAMRVVTPEMVTFADTLQDPAADTATKLAAARAAAAAHVERAKQCQSGAAPEQHLWELEWIQRRRGAELGVTEPIPLYTSPGWTVMRDDYLSTSSAPSVNISYFGFGSTSPKCIGIAYVLLPDRWNLYLATPAAVADEMHAFAGHLRTAVAELEALLSEA from the coding sequence TTGACCGAACCGACCTTCGCCGCCGAGGACCAACTCCCGAGGGTCCCGCTGCCGACCCTCGAGGACAGCTGCGCGCGTTTCGTCCAGTGGTGTACGCCCCTGCTCACCGCCGAGCAGCTGGCCACCACCGAGGACGCTGTCGCGGATCTGCTGCGTACCGGCGGCCCCGGCCGCGTGCTGCACGACGCGTTGCGTGAATACGACCGGACCCCGGGCGTGGGCAGCTGGCTCGACCGGTTCTGGCCGTCGCGCTATCTGGGCCGGCGGGACCGGATCGCGTTGAACGCCAACTTCTTCTTCCTCTTCCGCGACGACACCGTGCTGGCGCGTTCGACCGCGACCGATCAGGCCGAGCGGGCCGCCGCCCTGGTCTCCGCCGCGGTCGACTACAAACTGGCACTGGACCGGGAGGAGATCCCGCCGGTCACTCAGCGGGGTCAGCGCCTGTCCATGTGGCAGAACAAGTACCTGTTCTCCGAGACCCGGATCCCCGGGACCGAACAGGACACCGTGCGGGTGCCCTACAGCGATGCAGAGCCGGGGCCGTCCACCGCCCGGCACATCCTCGTGCTGCACCGCGGGTGGCTGTTCCGCCTGGAGGTCGTCGCACCCGAGGGCGATCCGTACGCCTTCGAGGATGTGACCGCCGGTCTGCGCGGCATCCTGAAATCCGCCACCGAACCGGCCCCGGCCGGTACCTCGGTCGGGCAGCTGACCACCGGGGCGCGCGGCGACTGGGCCCGGTCCCGCGCCCGGTTGCTCGGCGATCCGCACAACGCCGCGGCACTCGACACGATCGAAACCGCACTGTTCGCCGTCTGCCTCGAGGATTTCGCCCCACGCGACGATCTCCACGCCGCCGACACCCTGCTGCACGGGAACAGCGCCAACCGGTGGTTCGACAAATCCGTCTCGTTCATCGTTTTCGCCGACGGCCGGACCGGGATCAATGTCGAACACTGCGGACTGGACGGCACCACGATCCTGTCCTTCGTCGACACCCTGCTCGAGACATCCGTCGGTGAACACACCGAGCGGTCCGGCGCACGGGGGCAGGGACTGCCGCCGGCCGAACAGATCGAGTTCCGGCTGGACGCGGATCAGCAGGCCGACGTGGTCGCGGCAGGCGCGGCATTCGCGCAGTACGCCGCCGACAACGCCACCACCACGGTGTCGTTCGAGGATTTCGGAACCGCCCGCGCCAAACAGCTCGGTATCTCCCCGGACGCGTTCGCCCAGCTGAGCTATCAGCTCGCGCACCGGCGCAGCAAAGGCCTCACCGGCGCCACCTACGAATCCATCGCCACCAGGCAGTACCGCAACGGCCGTACCGAGGCGATGCGCGTGGTGACCCCGGAGATGGTGACCTTCGCCGATACCCTGCAGGACCCGGCGGCCGATACCGCCACGAAACTGGCCGCCGCGCGCGCCGCCGCCGCCGCGCATGTGGAACGGGCCAAACAGTGCCAGTCGGGAGCGGCGCCCGAACAGCACCTGTGGGAACTCGAATGGATCCAGCGGCGGCGCGGCGCCGAACTGGGGGTCACCGAGCCGATCCCGCTGTACACCAGCCCGGGCTGGACCGTCATGCGTGACGATTACCTCAGCACCAGCTCCGCACCGTCGGTGAATATCAGCTATTTCGGTTTCGGGTCCACCAGCCCGAAATGCATCGGTATCGCCTACGTCCTGCTGCCCGACCGGTGGAACCTGTATCTGGCCACTCCGGCTGCCGTCGCCGACGAGATGCACGCCTTCGCCGGCCACCTGCGCACCGCGGTCGCCGAACTGGAGGCCCTGCTCTCCGAGGCCTGA
- a CDS encoding HalD/BesD family halogenase: MAATVTLDEIVDTSRYPLAEPGAPGWRAAVAAARADLAEDGCTVLREFIRPELHGMLAEQGARMAPHAYYRTEQVNAYNIPLDSELPDGHPGRIVFERGNAFVPRDRIPAGALIQRLYTDDLFQRFLADCFGRDRLHEFADPLAGLVLNVVSPGQSHPWHFDTNEFTVSMLTATPESGGVFEYCPGIRSPQAENLADVHAVLTGSGEGLVRRLALRPGDLQLFQGRFSLHRVSPVEGAAARHTAIFAYSDRPGVIGTVERTRQLFGRVLTDHHAAADAVRGDRLLD, encoded by the coding sequence ATGGCCGCCACGGTGACCTTGGACGAAATCGTTGACACTTCCCGCTACCCGCTCGCCGAGCCCGGTGCTCCCGGGTGGCGCGCCGCGGTCGCGGCGGCGCGGGCCGATCTCGCCGAGGACGGCTGCACTGTCCTGCGCGAGTTCATCCGGCCCGAACTGCACGGGATGCTCGCGGAACAGGGTGCGCGGATGGCACCGCACGCCTATTACCGCACCGAACAGGTCAATGCCTACAACATTCCGCTCGACAGCGAATTACCCGACGGTCATCCCGGCCGGATCGTCTTCGAACGCGGTAATGCCTTCGTCCCGCGCGACCGGATCCCTGCCGGCGCGCTCATTCAGCGCCTCTACACCGACGACCTCTTCCAGCGGTTCCTCGCCGACTGCTTCGGCCGGGACCGGCTGCACGAATTCGCCGACCCGCTGGCCGGACTGGTGCTCAATGTGGTCTCACCGGGGCAATCGCACCCCTGGCATTTCGATACCAACGAATTCACCGTCAGCATGCTCACCGCCACCCCGGAATCGGGTGGTGTCTTCGAATACTGCCCGGGCATCCGCTCCCCGCAGGCCGAGAACCTGGCTGATGTGCACGCGGTGCTGACCGGGTCGGGGGAGGGCCTGGTCCGGCGGCTGGCACTGCGCCCCGGCGATCTGCAACTGTTCCAGGGCCGCTTCTCCCTGCACCGGGTCTCGCCGGTGGAAGGCGCGGCCGCGCGGCATACGGCGATCTTCGCCTACAGCGACCGTCCCGGTGTCATCGGCACCGTGGAACGCACCCGTCAATTGTTCGGACGGGTGCTCACCGATCATCACGCGGCGGCCGATGCCGTCCGGGGTGACCGGCTGCTCGATTGA
- a CDS encoding nuclear transport factor 2 family protein, translated as MQLPARTLRLSRVAAATVAAAALALGLTACGSDEDGTGTAASSAAPSSAAATTSAPAHDHDHGDTAEAPTAQSLQSNLEQITNPDVPVDEKVKLIDDGEDRRGILEQLNAALQTYRGITFQVGEITVDGDTATGQTTITSPTGQSAPPMPLTWEHEDGTWKLSDASACVLFGFAQIPCSPA; from the coding sequence ATGCAACTTCCCGCACGGACACTGCGGCTGTCCCGCGTCGCTGCGGCCACGGTCGCAGCCGCCGCACTGGCGCTGGGCCTGACGGCCTGCGGGTCCGACGAAGACGGCACCGGGACCGCCGCGAGCAGCGCCGCCCCCAGCAGCGCCGCGGCCACCACCAGCGCTCCAGCGCATGATCACGACCACGGGGATACCGCGGAGGCGCCCACCGCGCAGAGCCTACAGTCCAACCTGGAACAGATCACAAACCCGGATGTCCCGGTCGACGAGAAGGTGAAGCTGATCGACGACGGCGAGGACCGGCGGGGGATCCTCGAACAACTCAACGCCGCACTCCAGACCTACCGCGGAATCACCTTCCAGGTCGGCGAGATCACAGTCGACGGCGATACCGCCACCGGCCAGACCACCATCACCAGCCCCACCGGCCAGAGCGCACCGCCCATGCCGCTGACCTGGGAGCACGAAGACGGCACCTGGAAACTGTCCGACGCCAGCGCCTGCGTACTGTTCGGGTTCGCCCAGATCCCCTGCTCCCCGGCCTAG
- a CDS encoding class I SAM-dependent methyltransferase has product MPVPLHTTGKASFDDIYSRPDPRDYYARMSELDYRIPELAKPHLRRQIGEYRAATGAAPDVLDIGCSYGVNAALLRLDTSLAELAGSYADPDTATDELIARDRARVAGADTLPGVRFIGMDASAPALEYARAAGLLDAVVHADLEATDPTDAQRAVLASADLVVSTGCIGYVTEKTIVRIATAHPERRPWMAHFVLRMYGFGPIEADLAALGYRTERIPGEFAQRRFASAAEREQVLGTLASNGIDTTGLEDEGWLYADLYVSRPLSSPISTE; this is encoded by the coding sequence GTGCCAGTTCCGTTGCACACCACCGGGAAAGCGTCCTTCGACGATATCTACTCGAGGCCCGATCCTCGCGACTACTACGCACGGATGTCGGAGCTGGACTACCGCATCCCGGAACTGGCGAAACCGCATCTGCGCCGGCAGATCGGCGAATACCGCGCCGCCACCGGCGCGGCGCCCGATGTGCTGGATATCGGCTGCTCCTACGGGGTGAACGCGGCCCTGCTGCGACTGGACACCAGCCTCGCCGAACTGGCCGGATCATACGCGGACCCGGATACCGCCACCGACGAGCTCATCGCCCGGGACCGGGCCCGGGTCGCCGGGGCGGACACCTTGCCGGGGGTGCGTTTCATCGGTATGGACGCCTCCGCGCCCGCACTGGAGTACGCGCGCGCGGCCGGGTTGCTCGATGCCGTGGTACATGCCGACCTCGAGGCCACCGACCCCACCGACGCGCAGCGCGCGGTGCTGGCCTCGGCCGATCTGGTCGTCTCGACCGGCTGTATCGGATACGTCACCGAGAAGACGATCGTGCGCATCGCCACGGCCCATCCCGAACGGCGCCCCTGGATGGCCCACTTCGTACTGCGTATGTACGGTTTCGGACCCATCGAGGCAGACCTGGCGGCGCTGGGCTACCGCACCGAGCGGATACCCGGCGAATTCGCCCAGCGCCGCTTCGCCTCGGCCGCCGAACGCGAGCAGGTGCTCGGTACGCTGGCAAGTAACGGGATCGATACGACCGGGCTGGAGGACGAGGGTTGGCTGTATGCCGATCTCTATGTGTCCCGGCCGCTTTCGTCGCCCATATCCACCGAATAG
- a CDS encoding serine/threonine-protein kinase, which translates to MTKDRLIAGRYRLTDPIGTGAMGVVWRALDIRLQRTVAVKQVLLGPNLTEQQTAEARKRALREGRIAARLHHPNAISVFDVADEDGQPWLVMEYMNAPSLASRLNLDGTMEPLEVAGLGAQAAAALAAAHDAGIVHRDVKPANLLVGDDGTVKITDFGISRATGDVTVTATGFLAGTPAYLAPEVARGEQPIPASDVFALGSTLYHAHTGRPPFGDGDNPLAVLHAVAGGQVEPPAGAGALGPVLMRLLATEVATRPTMHEARAMLEDVAAGRAVEPVEPASPAATKILPADPTATTSLSPTVPAPVPPVGGTPPAFRGPRQGASGPGVTPSGPTAPAPQRPPAGDGSGKRTRTALLAGVAALVLVVIAGLVLANFTGGEDAEDPSALAPGTSQALAPDTSETDTATARSTTTTTAPPTTTPAETGPPTPARVEQFVRGYYGLLPGNPSAAWAQLSPAYQGTAGGYAEYTRFWSGISAVSIGAVTPAANGSAVATITYTMSNGATQSESRSFQVVPEGGQLMITASQLQ; encoded by the coding sequence ATGACCAAGGATCGGCTGATCGCCGGACGGTATCGGCTCACGGATCCCATCGGCACCGGCGCCATGGGTGTGGTGTGGCGGGCACTCGATATCCGGCTCCAGCGCACCGTCGCGGTCAAACAGGTGCTGCTCGGACCCAATCTGACCGAGCAGCAGACCGCGGAGGCGCGCAAACGCGCGTTGCGCGAAGGGCGTATCGCCGCCCGTCTGCACCACCCCAATGCGATCTCGGTGTTCGACGTCGCCGACGAGGACGGCCAGCCGTGGCTGGTCATGGAGTACATGAACGCGCCGAGCCTCGCGAGCCGGTTGAACCTCGACGGCACCATGGAGCCGCTGGAAGTCGCCGGACTCGGTGCCCAAGCGGCGGCCGCGCTCGCCGCCGCGCACGACGCCGGCATTGTGCACCGCGACGTGAAACCCGCGAATCTGCTGGTGGGCGACGACGGTACGGTGAAGATCACCGATTTCGGAATCTCGCGTGCCACCGGCGATGTGACGGTGACGGCCACGGGATTCCTCGCCGGTACACCCGCCTACCTGGCCCCCGAGGTCGCCCGGGGCGAGCAGCCGATACCCGCCTCCGATGTGTTCGCGCTGGGATCCACGCTGTACCACGCGCATACGGGCCGGCCGCCGTTCGGCGACGGTGACAACCCGCTGGCGGTGCTGCACGCGGTGGCCGGCGGGCAGGTCGAACCACCCGCCGGGGCGGGCGCGCTGGGGCCGGTGCTGATGCGGCTGCTCGCGACCGAGGTCGCGACCAGGCCCACCATGCACGAGGCTCGCGCGATGCTCGAAGATGTGGCAGCCGGACGGGCGGTCGAACCGGTCGAACCGGCGTCGCCCGCCGCTACGAAGATCCTGCCGGCCGATCCGACCGCGACCACCTCGTTGTCTCCGACCGTCCCGGCACCGGTTCCGCCGGTGGGTGGCACCCCGCCGGCGTTCCGTGGTCCGCGTCAGGGGGCGAGCGGCCCCGGTGTCACCCCTTCCGGCCCCACCGCGCCCGCACCACAACGTCCGCCGGCCGGTGACGGATCCGGGAAGCGCACCAGGACCGCGCTCCTGGCGGGTGTCGCCGCGCTGGTCCTGGTGGTGATCGCGGGTCTGGTGCTGGCGAACTTCACCGGTGGTGAGGACGCCGAAGATCCGTCCGCGCTCGCGCCCGGCACCTCCCAGGCTCTCGCCCCGGATACCTCCGAAACCGATACCGCCACGGCCCGGTCGACCACCACCACAACCGCGCCGCCGACGACCACCCCGGCCGAGACCGGCCCGCCGACGCCCGCGCGGGTGGAGCAGTTCGTTCGCGGGTACTACGGCCTGCTGCCGGGCAATCCGTCCGCCGCCTGGGCGCAGCTGTCGCCCGCGTATCAGGGCACCGCCGGCGGTTACGCCGAGTACACCCGCTTCTGGTCGGGTATCTCGGCGGTGAGCATCGGCGCGGTGACGCCGGCGGCCAACGGTTCGGCCGTGGCCACGATCACCTACACGATGAGCAACGGTGCGACGCAGTCGGAGAGCCGGTCGTTCCAGGTGGTGCCCGAGGGCGGCCAGTTGATGATCACCGCGTCCCAGCTGCAGTGA
- a CDS encoding HAD family hydrolase, translated as MTPLAGVLWDMDGTLLDSEKLWDVGVRELARELGREMTQEIRHALIGASGANALRIMFTELGLPPEPAAVAEAGRFLEERVTELMTGPIPWRPGAVEALEMVRAAGLPCALVTNTKRSLTELALETLGRDRFDVSVCGDEVRHGKPDPAVYLRAAELLGLDPGDCVAVEDSVTGVAAAAAAGCGVLVVPCEIPVPVHLSRVHRESLIGLSRNDLDEVLRTGRAVAASGPAAT; from the coding sequence ATGACTCCGCTGGCCGGGGTTCTGTGGGATATGGACGGCACCCTCCTCGATTCGGAGAAGCTCTGGGATGTCGGTGTCCGGGAGCTGGCCCGGGAACTCGGCCGGGAGATGACCCAGGAGATCCGGCACGCGCTGATCGGCGCTTCCGGGGCTAACGCGCTGCGGATCATGTTCACCGAGCTCGGCCTGCCGCCGGAGCCCGCGGCTGTGGCGGAGGCCGGACGTTTTCTCGAAGAGCGTGTCACCGAACTCATGACCGGGCCGATCCCGTGGCGGCCGGGCGCGGTGGAGGCGCTGGAGATGGTGCGCGCCGCGGGTCTGCCGTGTGCGCTGGTGACCAATACCAAGCGGTCGCTGACCGAACTGGCGCTGGAGACACTGGGTCGCGACCGGTTCGACGTATCGGTCTGTGGTGACGAGGTGCGGCACGGAAAGCCCGATCCGGCTGTCTATCTCCGGGCGGCGGAGCTGCTCGGCCTCGACCCCGGCGATTGCGTGGCCGTGGAGGATTCGGTCACCGGCGTGGCCGCCGCGGCGGCCGCGGGCTGCGGGGTGCTGGTGGTGCCGTGTGAGATCCCGGTGCCGGTTCACCTGTCCCGGGTGCATCGCGAGAGCCTGATCGGATTGTCGCGAAACGACCTCGACGAGGTGCTGCGCACCGGTCGCGCGGTCGCGGCGAGCGGTCCTGCCGCGACCTGA